The following are from one region of the Cottoperca gobio chromosome 13, fCotGob3.1, whole genome shotgun sequence genome:
- the LOC115018053 gene encoding transcobalamin-1-like encodes MWRKLYILLTGVFPTQQLGRRNLRKKRIHYQISCTLTALLLLLLPGVPASNCTTSISVLVTNSVTSCTANQTYSTCVVFRGILLGGLRRLQESNEGFEFTYTEDPNYGPFLQSVNGLAGSTNERTYWELLVKNENNTIRPNVGIGCYIPSTNDEIILKYNMY; translated from the exons ATGTGGaggaaactatatattttactgACAGGAGTCTTTCCAACACAACAACTAGGGAGGAGAAActtgagaaagaaaaggattCACTATCAGATCTCCTGCACCCTTACAG ctctgctgctgctgctgcttcctggGGTCCCAGCTTCAA aTTGTACAACTTCCATTAGTGTCCTGGTGACAAACTCTGTAACAAGCTGTACAGCCAATCAGACCTACAGCACTTGTGTGGTTTTCAGAGGGATATTGCTGGGTGGACTGAGGAGACTGCAGGAATCTAATGAAGGATTTGA GTTCACCTACACAGAGGATCCAAACTATGGCCCATTCCTCCAGAGTGTGAACGGCTTGGCTGGAAGTACAAACGAACGTACCTATTGGGAGCTGCTGGTCAAGAACGAAAATAACACCATCAGACCTAATGTTG GTATTGGATGTTACATTCCAAGTACAAATGACGAAATCATCCTTAAATATAACATGTACTAA